The genomic segment GGCGGCCGTAACTATAACGGTCCTAAGGTAGCGAAATTCCTTGTCGGGTAAGTTCCGACCTGCACGAATGGCGTAATGACTTCCCCGCTGTCTCCAACATCAGCTCAGTGAAATTGAATTCCCCGTGAAGATGCGGGGTTCCTGCGGTCAGACGGAAAGACCCCGTGCACCTTTACTGCAACTTTGCACTGGTATTCGTGTTAGCATGTGTAGGATAGGTGGTAGACTTTGAAGCGTGGGCGCCAGCTCATGTGGAGTCACCCTTGAAATACCACCCTTATTGACATGGATATCTAACCGCGCTCCGTCATCCGGAGCCGGGACAGCGCATGGTGGGCAGTTTGACTGGGGCGGTCGCCTCCCAAAGAGTAACGGAGGCGCGCGATGGTTGGCTCAGACCGGTCGGAAATCGGTCGTTGAGTGCAATGGCATAAGCCAGCCTGACTGCGAGACAAACAAGTCGAGCAGAGACGAAAGTCGGTCATAGTGATCCGGTGGTCCCGAGTGGGTGGGCCATCGCTCAACGGATAAAAGGTACGCCGGGGATAACAGGCTGATACTGCCCAAGAGTCCATATCGACGGCAGTGTTTGGCACCTCGATGTCGGCTCATCACATCCTGGGGCTGGAGAAGGTCCCAAGGGTTCGGCTGTTCGCCGATTAAAGTGGTACGTGAGCTGGGTTCAAAACGTCGTGAGACAGTTTGGTCCCTATCTGCCGTGGGTGTAGGAGAATTGAGAGGATTTGCCCCTAGTACGAGAGGACCGGGGTGAACGTACCTCTGGTGGAGCTGTTGTGGCGCCAGCCGCAGTGCAGCGTAGCTATGTACGGACGGGATAACCGCTGAATGCATCTAAGCGGGAAACCCACCTCAAAACGAGTTCTCCCTCGAGAGCCGTGGAAGACGACCACGTTGATAGGCCGGGTGTGGAAGTGCAGCAATGCATGTAGCTTACCGGTACTAATAGCTCGATTGGCTTAAACACTCTCATTAGTCGATATCCATCTAGGTCGACTCATGTCCCTTCAGGGATGTGAGTTTGGCCTGCGATAAAAACCCAGTTTTGCTTCTGTCCGCTTTTCGCCGGCCTGGTGACTTTTGCGGAGTGACCAGACCCGATCCCATCCCGAACTCGGCCGTCAAACGCTCCCGCGCCAATGGTACTATGTCTCAAGACCTGGGAGAGTAGGTCGTTGCCAGGCCTGCAAAAAGCGGAATGTCCTCTTTATTATGAAAGTTCGAAAAGCCCGTCAGTTCTTGGTGAAAACCAAGGCTGGCGGGCTTTTTCGCGTTCTGGAACTGCCGCCCGCAGAGGCTGAGTGATGCAGTCTGCAGCAGGCCCAGAGGAAGTGGGGATAGGCCCGCGACGCTTGAGCGGTTCGATTTTCTGGGAGCTGTCAGCGCCGGACCTGTGATCGCCACCGGCCTGACGTTCCCCGGCCGCTTTGCGCTTACCCCCAGCATGCGCGATATAGGGGCAGGCAATCCTGAAGGCGCTGCCAGCTTCGGGTGCCGCCCATGAAACAATCGATTTTGCAGCAATGATGGGTACCGCGTTGGCGTATCGATCTATGAATGGCATGCAGACTTTCGAAGTGCTGAGGAGATCTTTGTTTGAAAGCGTCCACTGACAATGCCGTCATCGAAGGAGTTGCCAGGCTAGAGGCCTTGATTGGCAAGGTCCGAGTCTCGCCATGGCTTCTGATCGATCAACATCGCATCGACGGCTTCGCTGATGTGACCGAGGATCATCAATTTCTGCATGTCGATGTCGAAGCGGCGGCAAAGGGCCCGTTCGGCGGCACCATCGCCCATGGTTTTCTATCGCTTTCGCTGTTGAGCAAGATGGCTAAGATGGCCGTGCCTATGGAGGGCGCTTCAGCGGTTCTCAATTACGGGTTTGACCGTGTCCGCTTTCTGACGCCGGTTCCATCCGGTTCGCGCATTCGCGGACATTTCACGCTTTCGCAAGTGAGCCCGCGCGCCGCCGGACAAATCCTTCTCCAATATAAAGTGGAAGTCGAGATCGAAGGCGTCGTCAAACCGGCTCTCTCGGCTGACTGGCTGATGCTGTTTCTATACGACAGCAACGAAATGGCCTGACGACGCTCTTCTCTTGGCCTAAATATTCGCGCCGCCATCAAGCGTGAACGCCGTGCCGGTGGCGAAGCGGCTTTGTGAACTGGCGATCCAGGCGACGATGCTGGCGATGTCGTGTGCCTCGCCGAAGCGCGGGATCGCCATCAGCCCACGCTGCGCATCGGCCTGGGCGCCATCGGCGGGATTCATGTCGGTGTCGGTCGAACCGGGCTGCACGATATTGGCCGTGATACCTCGGCTTCCAAGGTCGCGCGCCAGACCTTTGGTCAGGCCAATCAGCGCTGCTTTGCTGAGACTGTAGAGGCTCAAGCCAGCACCGGGAACACGGTCAGCGAGATTGCTGCCAATGGTGATGATGCGTCCGCCTTCGGTCATATGTTTGGCTGCTGCCTGCGCGGCAACGAACACCGACTTCACATTGACCGCCAATGTCTGATCGTAGTCATCGAGTGTCAGCGCATCGATCGGCTTCGCAACGAAAATGCCGGCATTGTTGATCAGGATATCGAGCCTGCCAAACGTGGCGAAGGTCTGGTCCACGGCCGCTTGAACGGCTGCTGGATCCGCGCCATCGGCGGCAAGGGCCAGTCCGTGCCGGCCTTCCGCTTCGATCTTGGCGAGCGTGGCGCGGCCTTTGTCAGCGGCGCGGACATAGGTGAAGGCAACATCGGCGCCGTCGCGGGCCAGGCGCTCCGCGATAGCAGCCCCCATACCGCGGCTTCCGCCCGTGACGAGAGCAACCTTATCTTGCAAGGGAAGCATGTTTCATATCCATTTATGTATCGATCAATACATAATAGGTGGCACGCTTGCCAGGAGGCGTCAATAAGATTATTTATCGATCGATACAGAAAGAAGGATCATGGTGGATCGGGGCCGTCGGCGTAGTTTTGATCGCGCTGCTGCATTGCACAGCGCGATGGAGGTGTTTTGGGCCAAGGGTTACGATGGCGCCTCGCTCACGGACCTGACTTCGGCCATGGGCATCAATCCGCCCAGCATGTACGCGGCTTTCGGCAGCAAGGAAGATTTGTTTCGCGAGGCGGTCGAACTCTACAATGCCGCCGAAGGCAAGGACATCTGGTCTGGGATCGAACAAGCAACGACCGCGCGCGGCGCGGTCGAGGCGATGCTGCATGCCAGCGCGGAAAGCTACTTTCAGCCTGGCAAACCGCGGGGCTGCTTGGTGGTGCTTGGCGCGCTTAATGCAGGCGCCAACAACACCGCCATTTGCGACATGCTGCGTGACATGCGTGCGGCAAGCGTCAAGCATGTGCGCCGGCGTATCGAACGTGCCATGGCGCAAGGCGAACTGCCTGACACGACGGACGCGCGCGCGATCGCCAATTTCTACATCAGCGTCCAATATGGCATGTCGATCTTGGCGCGCGATGGCATGTCGCGGAAAATGCTGGCCACGGTCGCCGACAGCGCCATGGCCGCCTGGGACGGTCTTGTCGCCTCGACCTGAACGCGGCCAGCTGTACGGCCGCTGTGGTTTTCCACCTCCGGGCTTTTCTTTTTATGCTGGCGTGCCGTATGGATGATGTCTGGCAAGCGGCTCAACTTGATATGGACATGCGGCGGGCGAACGATGAAACGCGTTGATGTCTACAAGCTTGATCAAGGTCTCGGCTTCCTGCTGCGCCTGGCAAGCGCTCGCCTGAACAATCTGTACACGCTCAAATGCGATGGGTACGACATCACGCCACGGCAATTCGCGGTTCTGATCACTTTATATCAGCAGGGGGATCTGACCCCGACGGAACTGGCCGAGCACATCAAAGTCGATCGCAGCACTTTGAGCGAGATGCTGAGCCGGATGACCGATCGCCGTCTGATCAAGCGGATCCCTGATCCCGCGGATGGTCGCTCCTATCGCTTGACCATCTTGCCTGATGGGGTTGCCCGGGTGTCGTCCCTCGCGCCTCTCGTCGAGGTGAATCATACCGAAATTCTTTCCGTCATTCCGGCCGCGGATCGCAAAAAATTCCTCACCTATCTCGCGGCCATTGGGCAGATGCCGGACGAAGACTGAGGGCGCAGAGCTTCAGCGAAACAGAGCCGCCGCTCTGAGGTCAGCGATCGCGGCCGCTGGTAGCTGTAGGATGTCACTCAGAATTTCTTCCGTGTGTTGGCCTAACGTTGGCGAGGCGTGTCGCAGCTCCGTCGGCGAAACGGAAAAGCGATAGGCCGGGCCGTTGTAATCGAGCGTGCCCATTTCGGTATGCTCGAGCGGCCAGTAATGACTGCGGGCGCGCAACACGGGATCTTCAAGCAGGTCGTTGCCACGAAAAGCGACACCTGCCGGAACGTCCGTTTCGC from the Beijerinckia sp. 28-YEA-48 genome contains:
- a CDS encoding MaoC family dehydratase, with the translated sequence MKASTDNAVIEGVARLEALIGKVRVSPWLLIDQHRIDGFADVTEDHQFLHVDVEAAAKGPFGGTIAHGFLSLSLLSKMAKMAVPMEGASAVLNYGFDRVRFLTPVPSGSRIRGHFTLSQVSPRAAGQILLQYKVEVEIEGVVKPALSADWLMLFLYDSNEMA
- a CDS encoding TetR/AcrR family transcriptional regulator, encoding MVDRGRRRSFDRAAALHSAMEVFWAKGYDGASLTDLTSAMGINPPSMYAAFGSKEDLFREAVELYNAAEGKDIWSGIEQATTARGAVEAMLHASAESYFQPGKPRGCLVVLGALNAGANNTAICDMLRDMRAASVKHVRRRIERAMAQGELPDTTDARAIANFYISVQYGMSILARDGMSRKMLATVADSAMAAWDGLVAST
- a CDS encoding MarR family transcriptional regulator, whose protein sequence is MKRVDVYKLDQGLGFLLRLASARLNNLYTLKCDGYDITPRQFAVLITLYQQGDLTPTELAEHIKVDRSTLSEMLSRMTDRRLIKRIPDPADGRSYRLTILPDGVARVSSLAPLVEVNHTEILSVIPAADRKKFLTYLAAIGQMPDED
- a CDS encoding 3-oxoacyl-ACP reductase family protein yields the protein MLPLQDKVALVTGGSRGMGAAIAERLARDGADVAFTYVRAADKGRATLAKIEAEGRHGLALAADGADPAAVQAAVDQTFATFGRLDILINNAGIFVAKPIDALTLDDYDQTLAVNVKSVFVAAQAAAKHMTEGGRIITIGSNLADRVPGAGLSLYSLSKAALIGLTKGLARDLGSRGITANIVQPGSTDTDMNPADGAQADAQRGLMAIPRFGEAHDIASIVAWIASSQSRFATGTAFTLDGGANI